The following are from one region of the Luteimonas sp. MC1572 genome:
- a CDS encoding MFS transporter codes for MTAIANAPAIDAAAVQTPVAQAPDRLWLYALLALVATAGFFYVNIMSAIVDGLITGLDFTNAQAGTVAAANIYGASVGSFIAVLLVRRVRWRPTLFALLSLLLLLDLGSLAIHTAGPLTAMRALHGLVGGMAVGVVYSVMARTQSPDRAFGMLLLVQFGLGGLGVMFLPTLVPEFGARILFLSLAALTACALVAIFAIPHLADSRPAAEGALAQRLSTTARTTAVLALLALLLFQAGNMALSAFIIRLGEHYELGRGFIGQALGWATWVGAAGAGLVIFMGTRFGRMRPMLVAMLLTLAGTAGFFWSGSQPVYFIANVGTAVTWSFVVPYLFGMLARLDLSGRLATLGGFMSKLGLASGPMAAGLLLHDDDFPLLIAAAIAALALSGVAMLAAARRIDLLEPRT; via the coding sequence ATGACCGCCATCGCCAACGCACCCGCCATCGACGCCGCCGCGGTGCAGACCCCGGTCGCGCAAGCCCCGGACCGGCTGTGGCTGTACGCGCTGCTGGCACTGGTGGCCACCGCCGGCTTCTTCTACGTCAACATCATGTCGGCGATCGTCGACGGCCTGATCACCGGTCTCGACTTCACGAACGCGCAGGCCGGCACCGTCGCCGCCGCCAACATCTACGGCGCCAGTGTCGGCAGCTTCATCGCGGTGCTGCTGGTGCGGCGCGTTCGCTGGCGGCCGACGCTGTTCGCTCTGTTGTCGCTGTTGCTGCTGCTCGACCTCGGCTCTCTTGCGATCCACACCGCCGGCCCGCTCACCGCGATGCGCGCGCTGCACGGACTGGTCGGCGGCATGGCGGTCGGCGTGGTCTATTCGGTCATGGCCAGGACGCAGTCCCCGGACCGCGCCTTCGGCATGCTGCTGCTGGTCCAGTTCGGCCTCGGCGGGCTGGGGGTGATGTTCCTGCCGACGCTGGTGCCGGAGTTCGGCGCGCGGATCCTGTTCCTGTCGCTGGCAGCGCTCACCGCCTGCGCGCTGGTCGCGATCTTCGCCATACCGCACCTCGCCGACTCGCGTCCGGCCGCCGAGGGCGCCCTCGCGCAACGGCTGTCGACGACCGCGCGCACCACGGCCGTGCTGGCACTGCTGGCGCTGCTCCTGTTCCAGGCCGGCAACATGGCGCTGTCGGCGTTCATCATCCGCCTCGGCGAACACTACGAACTCGGCCGCGGCTTCATCGGCCAGGCGCTGGGCTGGGCGACCTGGGTCGGTGCCGCCGGCGCCGGGCTGGTGATCTTCATGGGCACCCGCTTCGGCCGCATGCGCCCGATGCTGGTGGCGATGCTGCTCACACTGGCCGGCACCGCCGGATTTTTCTGGAGCGGCAGCCAGCCGGTGTACTTCATCGCCAACGTCGGCACCGCGGTCACCTGGTCGTTCGTGGTGCCGTACCTGTTCGGCATGCTGGCACGGCTGGACCTGTCCGGCCGGCTCGCGACGCTGGGTGGCTTCATGTCCAAGCTCGGCCTCGCGTCCGGTCCGATGGCGGCCGGCCTGCTGCTGCACGACGACGACTTCCCCCTGCTGATCGCGGCGGCGATCGCGGCGCTGGCGCTGTCCGGCGTGGCGATGCTGGCCGCCGCGCGGCGCATCGATTTACTGGAACCACGCACATGA
- a CDS encoding NAD-dependent succinate-semialdehyde dehydrogenase gives MSNTTNAAGSALALSDPDLLRMRGLVGGEWRDADGGGTCDVTNPATGALLGTVPDMGAGETGRAIEAAHAAFPAWSRSTAKARADVLKRMHRLMLEHQDDLARLMTAEQGKPLAESKGEIAYSAGYLEWFAEEARRMYGDTIPGHAADKRIMTLRQPVGVVAAITPWNFPSAMLGRKIAPALAAGCTVVCKPATQTPYSALALGLLAERAGLPPGVLNIVTGRDASAIGGEMTGNAKVRKLSFTGSTGVGKKLMAQCAESMKRISMELGGNAPFIVFEDADLDAAVDGAMASKFRNTGQTCVCANRLFVHDAVYDAFAEKLGAAIAKLRVGDGLAGATDQGPLIDARALEKVEEHVADAQAKGARVAIGGKRHALGGTFYEPTLLLDANSDMLLAREETFGPVAPLFRFSSEAQVLALANDTEVGLAGYFYTRDLARAFRVAEALECGIVGVNTGLVSTEVAPFGGVKESGVGREGSKYGLADYTELKYVCIGGI, from the coding sequence ATGAGCAACACCACCAACGCCGCGGGATCCGCGCTGGCGCTGTCCGATCCCGACCTGCTGCGCATGCGCGGCCTGGTCGGAGGTGAATGGCGCGATGCCGACGGCGGCGGCACCTGCGACGTCACCAACCCCGCGACGGGCGCGCTGCTCGGCACGGTGCCCGACATGGGCGCCGGCGAGACCGGCCGCGCCATCGAGGCCGCGCACGCCGCCTTCCCCGCGTGGTCGCGCAGCACCGCGAAGGCGCGCGCCGACGTGCTCAAGCGCATGCACCGGCTGATGCTCGAGCACCAGGATGATCTGGCGCGGCTGATGACCGCGGAACAGGGCAAGCCGCTGGCCGAATCGAAGGGTGAGATCGCCTACTCCGCGGGCTACCTGGAGTGGTTCGCCGAGGAAGCCCGGCGCATGTACGGCGACACCATCCCCGGCCACGCCGCGGACAAACGCATCATGACCCTGCGCCAGCCCGTCGGCGTGGTCGCCGCGATCACGCCCTGGAACTTCCCCTCGGCGATGCTCGGTCGCAAGATCGCTCCGGCGCTGGCCGCCGGCTGCACCGTGGTCTGCAAGCCGGCGACGCAGACCCCGTACTCGGCGCTGGCGCTCGGCTTGCTGGCCGAGCGCGCCGGCCTGCCGCCGGGCGTGCTGAACATCGTCACCGGCCGCGACGCATCCGCGATCGGCGGCGAGATGACCGGCAACGCCAAGGTACGCAAGCTCAGCTTCACCGGCTCCACCGGCGTCGGCAAGAAGCTGATGGCGCAGTGTGCCGAAAGCATGAAGCGCATCTCGATGGAACTCGGCGGCAACGCGCCCTTCATCGTGTTCGAGGACGCCGACCTCGACGCAGCGGTTGATGGCGCGATGGCCAGCAAGTTCCGCAACACCGGACAGACCTGCGTCTGCGCCAACCGCCTGTTCGTGCATGACGCGGTGTACGACGCGTTCGCGGAAAAGCTGGGCGCTGCGATCGCGAAGCTGCGTGTCGGCGACGGCCTGGCCGGCGCCACTGACCAGGGCCCGCTGATCGACGCCAGGGCGCTGGAGAAGGTGGAAGAACACGTGGCCGACGCGCAGGCCAAGGGCGCGCGCGTGGCCATCGGCGGCAAGCGCCACGCGCTGGGTGGCACCTTCTACGAGCCCACGCTGCTGCTCGACGCCAACTCCGACATGCTGCTCGCCCGCGAAGAGACCTTCGGCCCCGTGGCGCCGCTGTTCCGCTTCTCGAGCGAAGCGCAGGTGCTGGCGCTGGCCAACGACACCGAAGTCGGCCTGGCCGGCTACTTTTACACCCGCGACCTGGCCCGCGCCTTCCGCGTGGCCGAGGCGCTGGAATGCGGCATCGTCGGCGTCAACACCGGCCTGGTCTCGACCGAGGTCGCGCCGTTCGGCGGGGTGAAGGAATCCGGCGTGGGCCGCGAGGGCTCCAAGTACGGCCTCGCCGATTACACCGAGCTCAAGTACGTGTGCATCGGCGGGATCTGA
- a CDS encoding serine hydrolase, whose product MAMRHALAGAFAGLALLVATTGTAVAAGADRDAGARTLLDSDTLLTGAYRRSVDLSAYAPPADALPPTHRFEGRLRLSGQPATRTLLALDDFLGAGGAAAGRTLPQDLDIAFVQEGAVLLPARRGPIASSHPWWEFVLEAGRAWDEPGDDGWTRAAIPFALVQRNANCTHNGVLMLLFKDGGAVSRAAMQVSSETCHYLQLDMWGLLDATYVPETVPGRAELVAAHVVEAATRMPVRPMSALATDHPGIDPTRFAIGATRGRTVHGVVVGGTHYRSGCNTRHGTYPYCDAMAIPSYSVAKSAVAGIALMRMERLHPGVADLPVRDVARASGCRAEKWEGVRFHHLLDMATGQYDAPAYMADEDDAKVRGFFAPDTHAQRLAFACDAYPRRAAPGARWVYHTSDTYLLGTVLQDALRRWPGRAGDDLFDDVLWADVFAPLALSPTARATRRSYDDARQPLSGFGLTLLSDDIAKLARFLGEGRGRIDGHQLLDPVMFEAAMQRDPGRRGLQVATLERYRYQHGFWARNLQAELGCAQPAWVPFMSGFGGISVAMFANGVAWYNVADDGLLASIDFAAPAVEAAKLGPICSDAAPAG is encoded by the coding sequence ATGGCGATGCGGCACGCGCTCGCCGGTGCGTTTGCCGGGTTGGCGCTGCTAGTCGCCACAACGGGCACGGCCGTCGCCGCAGGCGCCGACCGCGATGCCGGCGCGCGCACGCTGCTGGACAGCGACACGCTGCTGACGGGCGCGTACCGCCGCAGCGTCGACCTGTCCGCCTACGCGCCGCCCGCCGACGCACTGCCGCCGACGCATCGCTTCGAAGGCCGCCTGCGCCTCTCCGGGCAGCCGGCCACGCGCACGCTCCTGGCGCTCGATGATTTCCTTGGCGCGGGCGGCGCGGCGGCGGGGCGCACGCTGCCGCAGGATCTCGATATCGCCTTCGTGCAGGAAGGGGCCGTGCTGCTTCCGGCACGACGCGGCCCGATCGCCAGCAGCCATCCGTGGTGGGAGTTCGTGCTGGAGGCCGGGCGCGCCTGGGACGAACCGGGCGATGACGGTTGGACGCGCGCCGCGATCCCGTTCGCGCTGGTGCAGCGCAACGCCAACTGCACCCACAACGGCGTGCTGATGCTGCTGTTCAAGGACGGCGGCGCGGTATCGCGCGCGGCGATGCAGGTCAGCAGCGAAACCTGCCATTACCTGCAGCTGGACATGTGGGGGCTGCTGGACGCGACCTACGTGCCCGAAACGGTGCCGGGGCGCGCCGAGCTGGTCGCCGCGCATGTCGTCGAAGCGGCCACCCGCATGCCGGTACGACCTATGTCCGCGCTGGCTACGGACCATCCGGGAATCGACCCCACGCGGTTCGCCATCGGCGCAACGCGCGGGCGCACGGTGCATGGCGTCGTCGTCGGCGGCACGCACTACCGCTCGGGCTGCAACACCCGCCACGGCACGTATCCGTACTGCGACGCGATGGCCATCCCGTCCTATTCGGTCGCGAAGTCGGCGGTGGCCGGCATCGCGCTGATGCGCATGGAGCGGCTGCATCCGGGCGTCGCCGATCTGCCGGTGCGCGACGTCGCGCGCGCCAGTGGCTGCAGGGCGGAGAAATGGGAGGGCGTGCGCTTCCACCACCTGCTGGACATGGCCACCGGGCAGTACGACGCGCCCGCGTACATGGCCGACGAGGACGACGCGAAGGTGCGCGGCTTCTTCGCGCCCGACACCCACGCGCAGCGCCTGGCCTTCGCCTGCGATGCGTACCCGCGCCGCGCCGCGCCCGGCGCGCGCTGGGTCTACCACACCTCGGACACCTACCTGCTCGGCACCGTGCTGCAGGATGCGCTGCGCCGCTGGCCGGGCCGCGCTGGCGACGACCTTTTCGACGACGTGCTCTGGGCCGACGTGTTCGCCCCGCTGGCGCTGAGCCCGACCGCGCGCGCCACGCGCCGCAGCTACGACGACGCGCGCCAGCCGTTGTCCGGTTTCGGCCTGACCCTGCTGTCCGACGACATCGCCAAGCTGGCGCGCTTCCTGGGCGAGGGGCGGGGCCGCATCGACGGCCACCAGCTGCTGGATCCGGTGATGTTCGAAGCCGCGATGCAGCGCGATCCCGGACGGCGCGGGCTGCAGGTCGCGACGCTCGAGCGCTACCGCTACCAGCACGGTTTCTGGGCGCGCAACCTGCAGGCCGAGCTCGGCTGCGCGCAGCCCGCGTGGGTGCCCTTCATGTCCGGCTTCGGCGGCATCAGCGTGGCGATGTTCGCCAACGGGGTGGCCTGGTACAACGTGGCCGACGACGGCCTGCTGGCCTCGATCGACTTCGCGGCACCGGCGGTGGAAGCCGCGAAGCTGGGGCCGATCTGCAGCGACGCCGCGCCGGCAGGATAG
- a CDS encoding multidrug resistance efflux transporter family protein: MSADAPAPGRALAAVGIALGASLFFTLTYVLNRAAADQATHWTWIAALRYLITLPLMLPLMPFQGGVRPVLRAIAAHPWPWLRCSVLGFGLFYCTLSYAAASGPSWLVAGTFQFTVIAGMLCAPLLYRDERRRIPRAGLAVAAVIFAGVLLMQFGHASGALDAAGWIALACLLVAAFSFPLGNRMLLLHLEDTGEALNAAQRVFGMTLASQPLWILLAIHAWTTQGPPTASQIWLCAAVALFAGVIAMVLFFQATGMVRRQPLALGAVEAMQASEVVFAMLLGVLLLGEDRPQGMALAGAALVVLGIIAFAWVVARPAAGSDRATRVLRTDRGA; this comes from the coding sequence GTGTCCGCCGATGCGCCCGCTCCCGGCCGCGCGCTGGCCGCCGTCGGCATCGCCCTCGGCGCCTCGCTGTTCTTCACACTCACCTATGTGCTCAACCGCGCCGCCGCAGACCAGGCCACGCACTGGACCTGGATCGCGGCGCTGCGCTACCTGATCACCCTTCCGCTGATGTTGCCGCTGATGCCGTTCCAGGGCGGGGTGCGGCCGGTGTTGCGCGCGATCGCGGCGCATCCCTGGCCCTGGCTGCGCTGCTCGGTGCTCGGCTTCGGGCTGTTCTACTGCACCCTCAGCTACGCCGCGGCAAGCGGGCCGTCGTGGCTGGTGGCCGGGACCTTCCAGTTCACCGTGATCGCCGGGATGCTGTGCGCGCCGCTGCTCTACCGCGATGAGCGGCGCCGGATCCCGCGCGCCGGCCTTGCAGTCGCGGCCGTGATCTTCGCCGGCGTGCTGCTGATGCAGTTCGGCCATGCCAGCGGTGCACTCGATGCCGCCGGGTGGATCGCACTGGCCTGCCTGCTGGTCGCCGCGTTTTCCTTCCCGCTCGGCAACCGCATGCTCCTGCTGCACCTGGAGGACACCGGCGAGGCGCTCAACGCCGCGCAACGCGTGTTCGGCATGACGCTGGCCAGCCAGCCGCTGTGGATCCTGCTCGCGATCCATGCCTGGACCACGCAGGGCCCGCCCACCGCGTCGCAGATCTGGCTGTGCGCCGCGGTGGCGCTGTTCGCCGGCGTGATCGCGATGGTGCTGTTCTTCCAGGCCACCGGCATGGTGCGGCGGCAGCCGTTGGCGCTGGGCGCGGTTGAGGCGATGCAGGCGTCGGAGGTCGTGTTCGCGATGCTGCTTGGCGTGCTGCTGCTTGGCGAGGACCGGCCCCAGGGCATGGCGCTGGCCGGCGCGGCGCTGGTGGTGCTGGGCATCATCGCGTTCGCCTGGGTGGTGGCGCGCCCGGCTGCCGGTAGCGACCGCGCGACGCGCGTGCTGCGCACCGATCGGGGCGCCTGA
- the bioF gene encoding 8-amino-7-oxononanoate synthase — protein MAEQRPDLRRRVQSARSSALADDLVRRRRVVGRRDGVRLEVDGRWLQNFCGNDYLGLAQQFQVVDALQNAASRDGAGGVASHLVCGHHVAHEALEREVADWLGTPRALLFGSGYLANLAVQQALLGDDDACVQDRLNHASLIDASRLAGCRLRRYPHADAEGALRQLKTVPTGAAMLATDGVFSMDGDVAPLRQLALAARMQSALLYVDDAHGVGVLGPGGRGSVAEAKLGVEEVPLQLATLGKALGGYGAVVAGDTDLIEHLAGTARPYLYTTALPPAQAAASLAAVKLARREHWRRDKLVAHVQRFRDGARRVGLQLLPSDTPIQPVLCGGNARALDMASHLEGDGFWVAAIRPPTVPEGRARLRVTLSAVHGDEQVDALVEALARARDRVDALHLG, from the coding sequence TTGGCTGAGCAGCGCCCCGACCTGCGCCGGCGCGTGCAGTCGGCGCGCTCGAGCGCACTCGCGGACGACCTGGTGCGCCGCCGGCGCGTGGTCGGCCGCCGCGACGGCGTGCGGCTGGAGGTCGACGGCCGCTGGCTGCAGAACTTCTGCGGCAACGATTACCTGGGCCTGGCGCAGCAGTTCCAGGTGGTGGATGCGCTGCAGAATGCCGCTTCACGCGACGGCGCCGGTGGCGTCGCCTCGCACCTGGTCTGCGGCCACCACGTGGCCCACGAAGCGCTCGAGCGCGAGGTCGCCGACTGGCTCGGCACGCCGCGCGCGCTGCTGTTCGGCAGCGGCTATCTCGCCAACCTCGCCGTGCAGCAGGCGCTGCTCGGCGATGACGACGCCTGCGTGCAGGACCGCCTCAACCACGCCAGCCTGATCGATGCCTCGCGCCTGGCCGGCTGCCGCCTGCGCCGCTACCCGCACGCCGACGCCGAAGGCGCGCTGCGCCAGCTGAAGACCGTGCCGACCGGAGCGGCGATGCTCGCCACCGACGGCGTCTTCAGCATGGACGGCGATGTCGCGCCGCTGCGCCAGCTCGCGCTGGCCGCGCGCATGCAGTCGGCGCTGCTGTACGTCGACGATGCGCATGGCGTCGGCGTGCTCGGCCCGGGCGGCCGCGGCAGCGTCGCCGAGGCCAAGCTCGGCGTCGAGGAAGTGCCGCTGCAGCTGGCCACGCTCGGCAAGGCGCTCGGCGGCTACGGTGCCGTGGTCGCCGGTGATACCGACCTGATCGAACACCTCGCCGGCACCGCACGCCCGTACCTGTACACCACCGCGCTCCCGCCGGCGCAGGCCGCGGCGTCGCTGGCCGCGGTCAAGCTGGCGCGCCGCGAACACTGGCGTCGCGACAAGCTCGTCGCGCACGTGCAGCGCTTCCGCGACGGAGCCCGCCGCGTGGGCCTGCAGCTGCTGCCGTCCGACACCCCGATCCAGCCGGTGCTGTGCGGCGGCAACGCGCGCGCGCTGGACATGGCCTCACACCTCGAGGGCGACGGCTTCTGGGTGGCCGCGATCCGCCCGCCGACGGTGCCCGAAGGCCGCGCGCGGCTGCGGGTCACGCTGAGCGCGGTCCACGGCGACGAGCAGGTGGATGCACTGGTCGAGGCGCTGGCGCGCGCGCGTGACCGCGTCGACGCGCTGCACCTGGGCTGA
- the bioB gene encoding biotin synthase BioB yields the protein MPDVSDFRASDAAIPRHDWSRSEVEALLDLPFTELLHRASSVHRLHFDPAEVQVSTLLSVKTGGCPEDCAYCPQAQRYDTGVDAQKLMATGDVLEKARQAKAAGASRFCMGAAWRSPKDRDIPKVAEMIAGVKALGLETCATLGMLTGTQAQALKMAGLDYYNHNIDTDPEHYGNIIHTRELQDRFDTLGHVRDAGLKTCCGGIVGMGESRRQRAGLLQTLATMPAHPDSVPINRLVQVEGTPLHGTTELDPFEFVRTIAAARILMPKSMVRLSAGREQMSDELQALCFAAGANSIFHGDKLLTTGNPDTAHDEALFARLGLRAMAVAVDAPDHDHGGTVHADIVACQPRRQAVG from the coding sequence ATGCCCGACGTCAGCGACTTCCGCGCCAGCGACGCCGCCATTCCGCGCCACGACTGGTCGCGGAGCGAGGTCGAGGCCCTGCTGGACCTGCCGTTCACCGAGCTGCTGCACCGCGCGTCCAGCGTGCATCGGCTGCATTTCGATCCCGCCGAGGTCCAGGTGAGCACCCTGCTGTCGGTGAAGACCGGCGGCTGCCCCGAGGACTGCGCCTACTGCCCGCAGGCACAGCGCTATGACACCGGCGTCGACGCGCAGAAGCTGATGGCCACGGGTGACGTGCTCGAGAAGGCGCGCCAGGCAAAGGCGGCGGGTGCCTCGCGCTTCTGCATGGGCGCCGCCTGGCGCTCGCCCAAGGACCGCGACATCCCCAAGGTCGCCGAGATGATCGCCGGCGTGAAGGCGCTCGGCCTCGAGACCTGCGCCACGCTGGGCATGCTCACCGGCACGCAGGCGCAGGCACTGAAGATGGCCGGGTTGGACTACTACAACCACAACATCGATACCGACCCCGAGCACTACGGCAACATCATCCACACCCGTGAGCTGCAGGACCGCTTCGACACGCTTGGGCACGTGCGCGATGCCGGGCTGAAGACCTGCTGCGGCGGAATTGTCGGCATGGGCGAGTCGCGCCGCCAGCGCGCCGGCCTGCTGCAGACGCTGGCGACGATGCCGGCGCACCCGGATTCGGTGCCGATCAACCGCCTGGTGCAGGTGGAAGGCACGCCGCTGCACGGCACCACCGAGCTCGATCCGTTCGAGTTCGTGCGCACGATCGCCGCGGCGCGCATCCTGATGCCGAAGTCGATGGTGCGGCTGTCCGCCGGCCGCGAGCAGATGAGCGACGAGCTGCAGGCGCTGTGCTTCGCCGCCGGTGCCAATTCGATCTTCCACGGCGACAAGCTGCTGACCACCGGCAACCCCGATACCGCGCACGACGAGGCGCTGTTCGCGCGCCTCGGCCTGCGCGCGATGGCGGTCGCCGTGGATGCCCCCGACCACGACCACGGCGGCACCGTGCACGCCGACATCGTCGCCTGCCAGCCGCGGAGGCAGGCCGTTGGCTGA
- a CDS encoding ComF family protein — protein sequence MPAPVNRSRARAVDGWLACMGRSLWAPRCLVCGELAAGRRDLCLPCAAALPWNRLACPRCAAPGAGALPCATCIRQPPPLDAAHAAFVYAFPLDRLLPRFKFHRDLAAGRLLSAAMASAFASLPRPDALLPIPLHRARLRERGYDQALELARPLARALSLPLCDGLLLRARATTPQSRLHADDRRRNLRGAFATHHAPACVPRHVALVDDVMTTGATLHAAATALRRAGVARVDAWVAARVP from the coding sequence ATGCCTGCGCCTGTCAACCGCAGCCGGGCCCGCGCGGTTGACGGCTGGCTCGCGTGCATGGGCCGCAGCCTGTGGGCGCCGCGCTGCCTGGTCTGCGGAGAGCTGGCCGCCGGCCGGCGCGACCTGTGCCTGCCCTGCGCCGCGGCGCTGCCATGGAACCGCCTGGCCTGCCCGCGCTGCGCGGCGCCGGGCGCGGGGGCCCTGCCCTGCGCGACCTGCATCCGCCAGCCGCCGCCGCTCGATGCCGCGCACGCCGCGTTCGTCTACGCCTTCCCGCTGGACCGGCTGCTGCCGCGCTTCAAGTTCCACCGCGACCTGGCCGCCGGCCGCCTGCTGTCGGCGGCGATGGCCAGCGCGTTCGCGTCGCTGCCGCGGCCCGACGCGCTGCTGCCGATCCCGCTGCACCGCGCCCGCCTGCGCGAACGCGGCTACGACCAGGCGCTGGAGCTCGCGCGGCCGCTGGCGCGCGCCCTGTCGCTGCCGCTGTGCGACGGCCTGCTGCTGCGTGCGCGCGCCACCACGCCGCAGTCGCGCCTGCATGCCGATGACCGCCGGCGCAACCTGCGCGGCGCGTTCGCGACCCACCATGCCCCGGCCTGCGTGCCGCGGCACGTGGCCCTGGTCGATGACGTCATGACCACCGGCGCCACCCTGCATGCCGCCGCAACGGCGCTGCGGCGCGCCGGGGTGGCGCGGGTCGACGCATGGGTGGCGGCGCGGGTGCCCTAG
- a CDS encoding MFS transporter, translated as MAQIPPTPPAPEQRPSALSAMRYPIFRKVWFASASSNFGGMIQSVGASWLMISIAQSADMVALVQASIALPVMLFSLVAGAMADSFDRRRMMLGAQLFMLLVSVALAVCTWSGLITPWLLLLFTFLIGCGAAFNAPAWQASVGDMVPRAELPGAVAINSMGFNIARSVGPALGGAIVAAAGAAAAFAVNAVSYIALIVVLARWRPPSEPRALPRETLGVAISAGIRYVLMSPAIRTILVRSAVFGVGASAIMALMPLVARDLIAGGPLTYGLLLGAFGVGAVAGAMGSAHLRRLLSTEGLVRYGCVAFAVAAAGAALSTRLPLTMAALLLGGAAWVLVLSTFNVTVQLSTPRWVVARALSLYQMAAFGGMALGSWLWGFIAEHDDVRTALLAAAAVMIACAVLGRWLPLAKLTELNLDPLRRWQEPATAVPVQPRTGPVVITIEYVIREEDVLEFLGAMAERRRIRRRDGARNWRVLRDLADPQVWIERYETSTWLEYIRHNNRLTHDDATIPEHLRALHQGPGAPRVRRMIERQTSALHTVAVAGSSTLSEPLIDPNRSA; from the coding sequence ATGGCGCAGATTCCCCCGACTCCGCCAGCTCCAGAGCAGCGCCCGTCGGCGCTGTCGGCCATGCGCTATCCGATCTTCCGCAAGGTCTGGTTCGCGAGTGCGTCCTCCAACTTCGGCGGCATGATCCAGTCGGTCGGCGCGTCGTGGCTGATGATCTCGATCGCGCAGTCGGCCGACATGGTCGCGCTGGTGCAGGCGTCCATCGCGCTGCCGGTGATGCTGTTCTCGCTGGTGGCCGGCGCGATGGCGGACAGTTTCGACCGCCGCAGGATGATGCTGGGCGCCCAGCTGTTCATGCTGCTCGTGTCGGTGGCGCTGGCCGTGTGCACCTGGTCGGGACTGATCACTCCGTGGCTGCTGCTGCTGTTCACATTCCTCATCGGCTGCGGGGCTGCATTCAATGCCCCGGCCTGGCAGGCGTCGGTGGGCGACATGGTGCCGCGCGCGGAACTGCCCGGCGCGGTGGCCATCAACAGCATGGGCTTCAACATCGCGCGCAGCGTCGGGCCGGCGCTCGGCGGCGCGATCGTCGCCGCGGCCGGTGCCGCGGCGGCATTCGCGGTGAATGCCGTCAGCTACATCGCCCTGATCGTGGTGCTGGCGCGCTGGCGGCCGCCGTCGGAGCCACGGGCGCTGCCGCGGGAAACCCTGGGCGTCGCGATCTCCGCGGGCATCCGCTATGTCCTGATGTCACCCGCCATCCGCACCATCCTGGTCCGCAGCGCCGTGTTCGGCGTCGGCGCGAGCGCGATCATGGCGCTCATGCCGCTGGTGGCCAGGGACCTGATCGCGGGCGGTCCGCTGACCTATGGCCTGCTGCTCGGTGCCTTCGGCGTCGGCGCGGTCGCCGGTGCGATGGGCAGCGCGCACCTGCGGCGGCTGCTGTCCACGGAGGGACTGGTCCGCTACGGCTGCGTCGCCTTCGCGGTCGCCGCGGCCGGCGCCGCGCTGAGCACCCGGCTGCCGCTGACGATGGCGGCGCTGCTGCTCGGCGGCGCCGCGTGGGTGCTGGTGCTGTCGACCTTCAACGTCACGGTGCAGCTGTCCACGCCGCGCTGGGTCGTGGCACGCGCGCTGTCGCTGTACCAGATGGCGGCGTTCGGCGGCATGGCGCTCGGCAGCTGGCTGTGGGGCTTCATCGCCGAGCACGATGACGTGCGCACGGCGCTGCTGGCGGCGGCCGCGGTGATGATCGCCTGCGCGGTGCTGGGCCGCTGGCTGCCACTGGCGAAACTCACGGAACTCAACCTCGATCCGCTGCGGCGCTGGCAGGAACCCGCCACCGCGGTGCCGGTGCAGCCGCGCACGGGGCCGGTGGTGATCACCATCGAGTACGTGATCCGCGAAGAGGACGTGCTGGAGTTCCTCGGCGCGATGGCGGAGCGGCGACGCATCCGCCGCCGCGACGGCGCGCGCAACTGGCGGGTGCTGCGCGACCTCGCCGATCCGCAGGTCTGGATCGAGCGCTACGAGACGTCGACCTGGCTGGAGTACATCCGCCACAACAACCGCCTGACCCACGACGATGCGACCATTCCCGAGCACCTGCGTGCCCTGCACCAGGGGCCCGGTGCGCCCCGCGTCCGGCGGATGATCGAACGCCAGACCTCCGCGCTGCACACGGTCGCGGTTGCCGGGTCGTCGACGCTCAGCGAACCCCTGATCGATCCGAACCGCTCGGCCTAG